In the Helianthus annuus cultivar XRQ/B chromosome 11, HanXRQr2.0-SUNRISE, whole genome shotgun sequence genome, one interval contains:
- the LOC110890336 gene encoding COBRA-like protein 10, producing MRVPCKSWLLLFLYHIYITTAQDEAITLPKVVETCNGIFLQYTFDSRQKEYPHVKNATAQSWAFKSQLIVVNTGTTELKSWEAFIGFQHDEILVSVDGATVLNGDSFPMKVDKNGTRMTGYPQADMKTAIDTANDLAQMSAKVKIKGTMFGVKIGGNVMPKNIKILNEGFKCPKATTKDKLMHVCCTKDPKYKKKKKTALKFFPRQKADLSILYDVKQAYKSSYQAEVTIQNHHPLGRLDHWNLTFEWMRNEFIYDMRGAFTRRRDASECLYSAAGQYYQDLDFSNVMNCQKKPVISDLPPTMKDDEKVGKLPYCCRNGSILPKIMNPMKDRSVFQMNVWKLPPDMNRTAINPPQNWKIEGFVNPHYRCGQPVRIDPTEKPDPSGVEAVVTAIATYQVACNITKPKRKMAQCCVSFSAYYAASVVPCNTCACGCEDEDTRKCAEDAPALPLPAEALLVPFANRTIKARAWAKIKHFDLPRKLPCPDNCPVSLNWHVDSDYKTGWTARVTMFNWNRRPFEDWFMAVHMKRAFVGFENVYSFNGTKLPKVNKTIFMQGLPGLNYLVGLKNGSKKGEPPVPGKQQSVISFLKKRTPRIRVARGDGFPTRVVFNGGECALPRRLPKRSDGRRRSPIGLFPAGLVAYVTFIVISYYLPLHT from the exons ATGAGAGTGCCATGCAAATCATGGCTTCTCCTATTTCTTTATCACATTTATATAACTACCGCTCAGGATGAGGCAATCACCCTACCAAAGGTGGTCGAAACATGTAACGGTATCTTCTTACAATACACCTTCGATTCACGACAAAAAGAGTACCCACATGTCAAAAACGCGACAGCGCAATCGTGGGCGTTCAAATCACAATTAATAGTCGTTAACACAGGCACAACCGAGTTGAAATCATGGGAAGCGTTTATCGGTTTTCAGCATGACGAGATCTTGGTGTCTGTTGATGGTGCAACGGTTCTTAATGGTGATAGTTTTCCAATGAAGGTGGATAAAAATGGGACGCGTATGACTGGGTATCCGCAGGCGGATATGAAGACCGCCATTGATACTGCTAACGATTTAGCGCAGATGTCCGCTAAGGTTAAGATCAAGGGGACCATGTTTGGAGTGAAGATTGGCGGGAACGTTATGCCGAAGAATATTAAGATTTTAAACGAAGGGTTTAAGTGTCCTAAAGCTACAACCAAAGACA AATTGATGCATGTATGTTGCacaaaagatcctaaatacaaaaagaagaaaaagacagCACTCAAGTTCTTCCCTCGTCAAAAAGCCGATCTCTCCATATTATACGACGTTAAGCAGGCGTATAAAAGCAGTTATCAAGCTGAAGTAACCATCCAGAACCACCACCCCCTCGGCCGCCTCGACCACTGGAACTTAACCTTCGAATGGATGCGAAACGAGTTCATATACGACATGCGTGGTGCCTTCACTCGTCGCAGAGATGCTTCCGAATGCCTCTACAGTGCCGCGGGACAATACTACCAAGACCTTGATTTTTCCAATGTCATGAACTGTCAAAAAAAACCTGTAATTTCCGACCTCCCACCGACCATGAAAGACGACGAAAAGGTCGGAAAATTACCATACTGTTGCCGTAACGGAAGCATACTTCCGAAAATCATGAACCCAATGAAAGACAGATCGGTTTTTCAGATGAATGTTTGGAAACTTCCTCCTGATATGAACCGAACCGCAATCAACCCACCACAGAATTGGAAAATCGAAGGGTTTGTTAACCCGCATTACAGATGTGGGCAACCCGTTCGGATCGACCCGACAGAAAAACCCGACCCGAGCGGGGTTGAAGCCGTAGTCACCGCAATAGCTACTTATCAAGTGGCTTGTAATATAACAAAACCAAAGCGGAAAATGGCACAATGTTGTGTGTCATTTTCGGCTTATTACGCCGCATCAGTCGTCCCATGCAACACGTGTGCATGCGGTTGCGAGGATGAAGATACGAGAAAATGTGCCGAGGACGCACCAGCGCTTCCACTTCCTGCGGAAGCGCTGTTGGTCCCGTTTGCTAACAGAACTATTAAAGCAAGGGCGTGGGCGAAAATCAAGCATTTTGATTTACCAAGAAAGTTACCGTGCCCGGATAACTGTCCGGTGAGTTTGAACTGGCATGTTGATAGTGATTATAAAACCGGGTGGACCGCGCGGGTGACGATGTTTAACTGGAACCGACGGCCATTTGAGGACTGGTTCATGGCTGTTCATATGAAGCGGGCGTTCGTAgggtttgaaaatgtttattcATTTAACGGAACGAAATTGCCAAAGGTGAACAAGACGATTTTTATGCAGGGGTTGCCCGGTTTGAACTACTTGGTCGGGTTGAAGAACGGGTCGAAAAAAGGAGAACCTCCAGTGCCCGGAAAGCAACAATCAGTGATATCGTTTTTGAAGAAACGTACACCGAGAATACGAGTAGCACGTGGAGATGGGTTTCCGACAAGGGTCGTGTTTAACGGTGGAGAATGTGCATTGCCTAGAAGATTGCCAAAACGTTCTGATGGACGTCGCAGATCCCCAATCGGGTTGTTTCCAGCTGGTCTTGTTGCGTATGTGACGTTTATTGTGATTAGTTATTATCTTCCGTTACACACATAA